From the genome of Flavobacterium luteolum, one region includes:
- a CDS encoding M23 family metallopeptidase codes for MRFSVLTLLFCNFIFAQAQYPKDYFRPPLDIPMQLSGNFGELRPNHFHAGFDLKTNQREGLSVHAIADGYVSRIKISTFGNGKCIYITHANGYTSVYGHLQTPVGPILDYVKKTHYKEKAYEIEMFPKPDELPVKKGDIIGLSGNTGSSEGPHLHFEIRDTKTEFVINPIFFGFDQNIKDTKKPTLSSLYVYPLDNATVNQSKQPLLVNMALQKDGTYLASKVKANGKIGFGINAVDTDDVSHNKNGVFNVSTFLNGNQNYNYQFNTYSFDEMRYVNALIDYSRYKKSGQRVQKLFMKTPFALSIIKTDSLRGIVKTEPNLTSNYKIEVSDYFGNMNSITVPIEYDAAIPLVESESVNGKYFIKYNRDANFEKDNMSVFFPAGTFYDDFNMNFDVKNNKVYIHDDTVPVHSNFTITIKDDTYPESLRDKLYIGKGTSFNGTIRKGDVFTAKAKILGTYGLVLDTIPPVVKIAKPIEGKWISDQKKIDFTISDSLSGIKSYNGYLNGSWVLFEYENKARRITHTFEDQYLAEGENVLKVEVVDNVGNTTIFETRFFRSQQK; via the coding sequence ATGAGATTTTCTGTACTTACCCTTCTGTTTTGTAATTTTATATTTGCTCAAGCACAATATCCAAAAGATTATTTCCGACCTCCATTAGATATTCCAATGCAGCTTTCGGGCAATTTTGGAGAACTAAGGCCGAATCATTTTCATGCGGGCTTTGATTTAAAAACAAATCAAAGAGAGGGCTTAAGTGTACACGCAATAGCTGATGGATATGTTTCTAGAATAAAAATTTCGACTTTCGGGAACGGAAAATGCATTTATATAACTCATGCAAACGGCTATACATCTGTTTACGGACATTTGCAAACGCCAGTTGGACCAATTTTGGATTATGTAAAAAAAACGCATTACAAGGAAAAAGCGTATGAAATTGAAATGTTTCCAAAACCAGATGAGCTTCCTGTTAAAAAAGGTGATATAATTGGACTTTCTGGAAATACAGGTTCATCAGAAGGGCCGCATCTTCATTTTGAAATTCGAGATACCAAGACAGAATTTGTGATCAACCCGATTTTCTTTGGCTTTGATCAAAATATTAAAGATACCAAAAAGCCAACTTTGTCTAGTTTGTATGTTTATCCATTGGACAATGCTACAGTAAATCAGTCTAAACAGCCTTTGCTGGTAAATATGGCGCTTCAAAAAGACGGAACTTATCTAGCTTCAAAAGTGAAAGCAAACGGAAAAATTGGTTTCGGAATTAATGCGGTAGATACAGATGATGTATCGCATAATAAAAATGGGGTTTTTAATGTGTCGACTTTTTTAAACGGAAATCAGAATTATAACTATCAATTTAATACCTATTCTTTTGATGAAATGCGTTATGTAAATGCATTGATAGATTATTCTCGTTATAAAAAATCGGGACAGCGCGTGCAGAAACTTTTTATGAAAACGCCTTTTGCATTAAGCATTATCAAAACAGATTCTCTTCGCGGTATTGTAAAAACAGAGCCTAATTTAACTTCAAATTACAAAATTGAAGTATCGGATTATTTTGGAAATATGAATTCGATTACAGTTCCAATTGAATATGATGCTGCGATACCTCTTGTGGAGTCAGAGTCGGTTAATGGAAAATATTTTATCAAATATAATAGAGATGCTAATTTTGAGAAAGATAATATGTCGGTTTTCTTTCCAGCTGGAACTTTTTACGATGATTTTAATATGAATTTTGATGTGAAAAATAACAAAGTTTATATTCACGATGATACGGTTCCTGTGCATTCTAATTTTACTATTACCATAAAAGACGATACTTATCCAGAATCTCTAAGAGATAAGCTTTATATTGGTAAAGGAACAAGTTTTAATGGAACCATTAGAAAAGGTGATGTTTTTACTGCGAAAGCAAAAATATTGGGAACGTACGGTTTAGTTCTTGATACGATTCCGCCAGTTGTTAAAATTGCAAAACCAATTGAAGGAAAATGGATTAGTGATCAAAAGAAAATTGATTTTACAATAAGCGATTCTCTGTCTGGAATAAAATCGTATAACGGTTATCTAAACGGAAGCTGGGTTTTGTTTGAATACGAAAATAAAGCCAGAAGAATTACGCATACTTTTGAGGATCAATATTTAGCAGAAGGTGAAAATGTGTTAAAGGTTGAAGTTGTTGATAATGTAGGAAATACTACTATCTTTGAAACTCGTTTTTTTAGAAGTCAACAAAAATAA